The genomic window gggactaaaacgaaaattctgtgaaactatagggaccaaaaatatatttaacccataAATAAATACTACCCAACTTATATTATTATCTACTGGTACTTTTAGACAAAATTCAATTAAATCCTATTATACcttgatttatttttggttaagtaaattaataatggcaagactcacacatttaaatatgGAGAAATATGAaattcggagttcgaaccccgactatTTCAATAATGTCTCTGGTAACTGActgtggttctgcaagtgcacaaaatcggtaccaagtaataaagtgataagtttatcaTTCTCCACAGCGATTGTGCCAaagttactagtttcgcttaggaatgaTTTGCGTTCGCTTTGGTGTTTgaaaggtatctttgcgggtaatAGTAAATGATAGGAAATTAAAGACAGAAattaaatgatagaaaaataaatggTGTGTGTGAGACcacacggggtggttaagtgtggtcggatcccttccttactcctgcttggtggttattcccttgtttccctctatcaggaattagactattgaaaataggttcagaagcaatatcgttccctatttctattacaaactgttcAGAGCCTAGTTAGTGGTTACCCTTACTCTATTTAAGTATCATCGCCCCAGGTTCcactttttttgttaaaaacgttggtatcattaccttagTAGCTCCATGTGTCATAAGCCGTTATGTGTGCCTCtaactagtcctaactctgcCTCAGGTAGAAATCATCGTTCTTTCTAATcatatactgaatttaatggtcatAGCATAtcgtccttcgttcgggattactagcttcgtttcctatgcgattTCCACTAgatccttagattttattctaatgtgataagtattaaaataaatataaaaccggacaataaaagagtttgcaATAAGAGCACAATTGAATATATACCCAAAttgtacaaaatacaaaatcaagcattcgtaagggagttcctcgactccacctaacctaggaaaaataaattacaaagacaaaaagaaaagaaccttgttGGCCTTGaagttccttggcctccttgcctcctccttagagttctccgaACTCTAAAGTGAATATCACTGTTGTTGAGGgatttttgaatgaataatagtggaggaagagtactatatttatagtttttcagctaggTTGTGCtttttctgcgcgtccatcgcacccatcgtggtcACGATTTCGTGTATTTTTGCcttatcgtggtacgatggaagatttctTAGGGATTTTCTGCGTGCTTTTGAAGTCATCATCGTGGTGCGATGGAAAatatttgttgcagattttcttcaatttaaccgtcttctcatcgcgccacgccaGGATTCATTGTGGGTACGATGGATGCGCtgctttattacatttttgccattttttgctgtcttttccatatatatatatatatatatatatatatatatatatatatatatatatatatatatatatatatatatatatatatatatatatatatatatatatatatataacactaATTAGTTTcattgaaaaagataagagtaattgacaaaatgtattaaaataccaaaacaacAGTTAAATAGGAACGTTAAATCCTAGTCAACCGACACTAAAAAGGAATGGAAATTTGACGCAGAATCTCACCATGTAATCTCATTAGTGTAAAGTTTACACAACCGTTTACACCTACGAACGATttgtatttttatcaaaaaggAAGATAGATTTGTGCATTTCATCcgttaaatttaaattaaaatcctAATATATATCAATGTGTGGAATAGAGAGATTCCTCTAGACGTAGATTATCTTTATATCGAATTGGGAAAATTgggtaaataaatattatgtgttttctttgtttttttcttttatttttttattgtttgttattaATATTGTAAGGGAGAAAAAACAAGGAAAAAACATAATGTTGAACCGACTTAGGTAACCGAAAACTTCTAATatgatttatatgtttaagcgaccaaaatttaaaattgacaaGAAATCAGTTACACTAAAACTTGATTTGTATTTGTTGTGATCAAAAGAAGAGATTTCTGCTCctcataaattaaatttgaaataaaatccTGACGTATCAAATACTTGATTAAATACCATGGACCCAACACCAAACCTTTCCAAATACTAAGTTGATGGAAACTGAAAAAATGAAGGACaaacctttatatatatatatatatatatatatatatatatatatatatatatatatatatatatatatatatatatatatatatatatatggggttttctaacttagaccctagttaggtctaagttagcaaggtgcaccttttgagttggacaaaaataccatttttttttttttgaaacaatagagcaactggggcatgtatgtaatttgcatcataaaaatacccttttcattttaaaaaagcaggacacgtgtcaactgctgggtggttggcgtgttttttttttcatttaatactttaaactcaattatttcgttgtaaattaattttttatttttttatttttataccaaaattcataattttttttgtctacaaatagagacttggttcgtttgatttggacacaaaaaaaaaactcaatttttcactacctttaattatctttatataatactgtgaaaccatttagctggtagaatggtttcacagtataactctctgaaaccattttactggtagaatgatttcagtgagtaatttcttaattgtttgcttctgaaaccattctgaaaccatttagctggtacaatggtttcagagcgttgtactttgaaaccatttcactgatagaatggtttcaggggagttgatttttaattgtttgcttctgaaaccattttactgctagaatggtttcacagtataactctctgaaaccattcttccagctaaatggtttcagaagcaaacaatagtttttaattaccgttttatctcatttaattaacgaaaaatagtttcaggtctcaaaaaatttcataaaatataccaaaagttccagaatattatctaatattttattagaaacaaataaaaaaacaattggtttcagagtacaaatctatgaaattattattattatttgttaaatggttttaaaaaatcagcggaatttgtgaaaataatttcatgacttgaactagggagagtgaggtacacaagagggttctaaataattcatagtactttacataaaattttggaaattttttatggaattataatatttttaattacctttttactcatttaattaaataaaaatagtttcgggtctccaaaaatttcatacaatataccaaaatttccagaatattatctactattttattatgaaaaaataaaaaaaaactagagcctccctgaggccgcacgcgcccccacgcgccgccggtgagagtgggcgtgggcgacgcgcactgttcatcgtccctcccacccgttttatgcagaaacgggtcgtgcgacccggtttttgacccggttcgatctccctcaatactcaacgaaactcgacgttccttataaggattttgatcgtttttcaattttacaaaggtttccggtattagtttttgaaatcggcgttcgattcgcacgtaaaatgaggtcgaaatttggaagaaatttaaaaaatgtaatagttgttctattgtttcaaaaaaaaaaaaaaaggtatttttatgatgcaaattacatacatgtcccagttgctctattgtttcaaaaaaaaaaaatgggtatttttgtccaactcaaaaggtgcaccttgctaacttagacctaactagggtctaagttagaaaacccctatatatatatatatatatgggtgctgttaacatgtgcatatagggcataTGTTAAGGTTTCTATAATTAGAAATttgtatttaatattataaacgaatttaatgcttaaaagatataatacacatgtttcgagaaaatatttctatatttgtattcttaatGAGAGATAAGAGGAATAATTAATATCCATTGGATTAAAATATATGGTTAAGATTTAATTACTCTCGTATATTCTTTTAGTAGCTATGAGTCTCCTTCTCTTCCACTCTTGTTTCTCGCCTCCCCTCATAATATGGAAACCATTAACTTCAAAGATTTATTGGCAAAAAATGTTATCGATCACTATAACAATAAgacaaatgctaaatagtgccccaggggcacttgttaaggattcaaatttagaaagttttacttggaaattgtgtagtcaatacaacaaaagtctatattttgatattttccatgcacaacttttattttatttattctgttggtttcttaactagtgccccgggagcactggttagcaagaccctaacaataataataaagaaaatcaGTCACCATGCATCTAACAATCCAACCCCTTTGTAACGGTttccaattttcatttttgcatCTACTCGATTAGAAAACCATAGCTTTTCTATTTCCTAAGTTATTGTTTTTTGCCAGATATGGATTTGAAAGCACAATGGGTCTTAAATTGAGATTGATATAACCAAAAATATTGATCAGCTCTATTGATAGAAATTACTAGGAAGAATCAATAATCGGTGGATCTTACAGCTTTTccaaaaaacaaattgaacttGAAATACTTTCTCCACTAATCCATATGCCAACACGGAATCTTATGCGGCCACAAGTGCAGAGTTATAGCATTCAAATAATTCAACTTGAGTGAAACAATCAACATactaatttcaataacaaaaggAAGCCAAATCTAATTCTCGGTAGAATTTAAAATCACCTTTAATTTGAAGCCCAAATTGAAACGTCACAAACACATACCAATTTCAACGTTGTACGTAAGCCAAACATACACAAAGCAAACCTCTTTGATGCCACCAATCAAATTCAATGGAGTCGCACCGCTCAAACCCaatgttgtttttgattttaaaaatttcgaAAAAAGGCTACTGCTGTAAAATATTATCGGCTGAGTCGCGGGTGaatacgctctctttaagacgtttcacggtACTACTTAAAATTGTGCAGAGTAGactatcaaccgtgaagtcTTCAGATAAAACAACCTTCACAAATTTAAATACTGAAttgctactgcactgtagaattCGGGCAGAAATACACCCTTCTATATTGATTCGATGAATCAATTCAATAATTGATACAAGAGTATCAACTCGATGAAACaacaaagaaaggaaaaaaaattcgtgAAAGAAAGCAAGcagagagaaggaaaaaattgTTCAGAGACTGTGTGAACTGATGAATAACAATGAAAAGGAGACTGCTATTTATAATACCGAAATTGAGATAGTGGGCAACTGATTTTCTACATTGTAGGAATCAGTtgaatttcaaaaaacaaaacaaacgtGACTTGTTTTGTAGGAACGGATTTTTCTTTTAACTGAGCAACGGATATGCGCTGACACAGCTTCGAAGACTTGGTTTCACACACAATTAACATGTGcgaaaaataaaaactcacacacttaaagaaaaataaaatttttctttttcttattaaaaaattgatatatcacCAAGACCCAAGCCCAACTGCCCAAGGACGGCAGCGGCAACGCGtgtgtgtgatattcgacatggtgtgcggtctccctttcttacaaaagtgggtaacCCAAGGGCACGCCCGTGGTTGTCACTTtgtagtatataaacactaccaagtagtgtgatCTTACCAATGTGGGACGcaaagagtcttttttcaattcacactatacATGCTTCTAACActttgtgtttatttcaatatcaagttccctccaaattctcatcatgttccaacaccCAACCTTACGAAGCACATAAGAAAAGGCATCAAAAAGCAACAGACGCACCACCACACTTCAACCAAGAGAACTGAGATTCCCGATCAATAGAATCTATTTTAGTGAATTAGTTATCTTTGATGTTGAATTAGTATATTAGTGAATCAACattttagggtgtgtttggacAAACAACTTAATAAAGTGCTAATAGCATAAACACTTATcgtataagtgcttatgtataagttatttctataacaaaagatattaaataaagtcaaactattttatataaactatgagttgttttcataagctgtCATAAAGAGTCTatagaaataagctgaaaacaacttatggacaagTGTCCAAATTGGTTGAGCTGGATCTTCGCCATCATTCTCAATATTTCTGTTTGCTAAAGAATTGACGCCTCACAAATCTCTAGCGAAATTCCTGTGCATCAAAGGAATCGTTTTCTTCTGCTTTCGGCAGGTAAACTTATTAACACTTATCTACACAGACCACGGAACATGCATACAATATTTTCTGATTATCTCCATTTGAATAGAGTACAGAAAGTTGGTTGGATAGCCTAACGAACTCGCAACTGCACTGCTAACACATTCGGCAACTAACTAATACTAACAACTATATAATTTACGAGcacaaacaataaaacaaataCAGGATTAATACAATACCGAAATTAATGATATATACTCTAACACAGAGAATTAATCCAATTTATTAGACTGTCAAGTGATTATCAACTTGGTTTTGTTTCTTTAACTTTTGTGTTAAAGCACTCGATCGGATTAAAGTGTAAGATTCTGGCTCATAATCTGCATGgcatgagaattttttttattaatgatgatACATAATCTTGAGACTGCTGCGGTTGTCTGGTAATTATGTCGAGCCAAAACTGTAactgttttgaattttattatgtCGAGCCAAAACTGTAACTGTCACACATGTTAAACCTTAGATTCTGGCACCACACATAACTTACATTCTATTAGGATTTTTCTGATATGGCAGGGTTCATAACTTTGTGCTTCAAATTGCTTGATCATTTATTTGTCTCatttactttctttttcttggtttATGCTGTTAGATTATTGATAATGAACTTTATTTGGCGTTATACAGGGATTGGTTCTGGATGGTTTAGTAGCAGTTGGTGTGATTCAGTCTCGTCATTTGAAGTAATGCAAACATTTTGTGTTTatggtttgaactttgaatgaATCAACACCTTTTACTTGCAtaaatcaattatgtaattctGCCAAATGCCTTAAACTTACACCAATACTATTCCAGCCAAAACTTCATCTTTAAAAACCTAACTTGATTAATATAACATATGAatcttcatatttttatttaaattaagcAGAAATTAAAATTACTACAAATTTACATATCAACAAAAACTGTTTTTGCAATGATAAATAATTTGTACTAATCTAAGGTACATGATATAGTGCACTATAAGAACTATTTCatcaactaactaactaaccaacCAACTAACTTAACcaactaaccaactaactacctaATAACAAATTCTAACCAActattatatctatatatattccTAATCTCCTTCACATTTGtatatgaatgaaaaatttTCAAGAGTTAGATTTCACAGCTTCACTGAGATCATAGAAAGAAGTAAAGTAACCATGGCCATCTCCGAGTATTTTCCAGTCATAGGTGAATGGATAAAGAACATTTTCTTGATGCTATTTGCACTTTCATTTCTTGGCGGTGGCATCTTCGTGTTAATCATCGTCTATGCCCCCTCTGATATCAAGTTCCATGTAACTGATGCATCACTCACAAAGTTCAACCTCACAAACAACAATACCTTGGATTACAAGTTAGAAGCAAATATCACTTCAAGAAATCCCAACAAGAATGTCATTGTGTACTACAGGGAGATCGCTGCAATTGCATTCTACAAAGATCATAAATTTGCTACTGTCAATTTGACACCTTTTGATCAAGGCCACAAGACTACCAGTTTTCTTCATGTACTGTTTGAAGGTAAGGGTGTAATGAAGAAGAGCCTCCAACCTAAACAACTTTTCGAGTATGATCAAGAAACGCGTTTAGGGATCTATCATGACTTGGCTATAAATTTGGATATTTTAGCCACTTACAAGTTTCTAACACACAAGTCCACTCGCTACAATCCACCAATGGTGCAATGTCGTCGTTTGAGTCTTTCTGTGGTTTCTAACGGTAACTCGTCATCAACACCTTCTTTTCATGGTAGAAAATGTAGAATTCATCATTTCTTTGAAAATCGGTAGATTTTGATAATCCTTTGTAGCCATTAACACCATGGATTTGTTTAGTTTCTGTTTCTTGATATAAGATTTGTTTAGTTTCTGTTTAGTTTTCAGATCATAGAGTTGTATGAtactaataaataaagtgcTGCAATGTGCTTGTGTATAAAAGATTGTTCTGTTTGGAATTATGATTCAAGATGAACCAATATGAATATTTCAAAGCATTTTTTGGATTATTATTGATTTGTTATGGATTGTTTATTTCTATAGGCATGAATTAATATCACcatgtcatataaaaaaaaaactcttgttttattttatttcatttcagtTTTGCTATTCAATACTTCTAGTAGTGCTATAATAagaagtggttttttttttattgttgactgatattaataataaaaaaattgcaaatggAATATGTGAAtgcataaaagtaaaaattattttgtctaCAAGTTCTTCAATACAATTTTtgcaagaaataaaaataataagcaaatattgtaaaaaaaatgcaattttgttGACAGAGATATAGTTTTCTCAGtgaatgataaatatttactccctgtaattttaaatataaaaaaaaaaatcatcaacaaaagtTAATGTAGCCTTATAATCCACATTTTGAAACCACATTTGATTTAGCTTGGTGGTCATTTCCACTTTCCTCGCAGTTATATTTCTACTCATGCTTGAGTACCTCTTTCAATGACTTCAGCTTAAATGGAATTTGACTTGTGTGATTTTCGAATCTTAGGCGATATTTTTTCGCAAAACACAATGAACGAATAAGATTACCAATACGGGAAATTTTGGAAGAATCAGTGTAATTTTGGGTGAGATTTTGTCGCAAAAAACAATGAACGAATAAGATTACCAATATGGAAAATATTAGAAACAAAATTACTAttcgaaaaataaattttaagtgGCGTTGAAAACGGTTTCTTTAACTAAGACAACTGAATAAAATGTTGTAGTGATCGTTCCATTTACTTTtagataaatgtattaaaaaGTAAATCCCaactcatttttaaaataaatcaatttatttaaaattaatttataaattttgtgtTCAAATGAACGCAACCATTATAATagaagaaaatttattttgatttgtaaTACATGATACACATGCACAGTTCCACAATTAACTTCAACATATAACAAACGACAgagattaatttaatataaccAAACCATAACAATATTTAACGAAGACACAAAGATCAACATCGGAGCAACTTCTGTCAAATGCATCTTTTAGTGATTTCAACCTTCAAGCCATGCTTCATGCGGAGAATGACAGAAAATTTTGGCTTTACGGGGTGACCTTCTACCACCCGTATGTGAAACTTCCATAACAAGGTAGCTGCAAGTATCTTCATTTGAAAGAAACTAATATCTTTACCCAAAAATGTTCTAGGACCTGAATGAAAGTTGTAAACTTGTAGATGGTACATTTATAATGCGTCCTGTCTCTGATATCCATCTCTCAGGCTTAAATTCCATGCAGTCTTCTCCCCATATTTTTTCCATCCTTCCCATTGCAAAGAAAGAGGTAATTAACCTTGTATTTTGACTAACCTCTTCTCCACTAGGTAATATATATCATATTTGATTGCACACATATGGTCAAAAGGTACCGGAGGATAAAGCCTTCACATACTATTAACTCCCTACCACCACCAGCAAGAAATTATGACCTTTTCAAACCAAACAGTCCAAAGAAATATTGATACAGATATTGAGACTACATCAATAGAATAGAAGCAATAAAAACATGAAATCGACGTCGAGCATGTTGTTTGAGTAATAAGTGTCAttttatgaatgaaattttatttaaaatgaaggTTAAATGCCTATTTGCCCCTCCTGTAAAATTAGAGATTTTTCGTTTATCATTATCTCCCTGCGCgaatttttttctgtttaccccctgcaatatgCAGATTCTCTCATTTTGCTCACTAGGTGGACAACGGGACATCTGACCGtgcatctttgctgatgtggtatGCACACGtgaaaatacatttaatttatgtttatttttaaaaaaaccacgtcagttaatatttttttaaaagaataataaaaaaaattcttaaaactttactttttttactgccaaaaaaaattcaaaaaataatagttttttaaaaaaaaataattaaaactttattattctttttttaataaattttttaagaattttaagaaataataaaaattaaatttaaaaataattttaactaataaatttaaaaaataataaacttatttttttttattatttttacaaattcataaaactttagtattattttttttaacagtcaattttttaaaaaaaaacataataataaagttttaagtttgtttttataaataaaattattattttttggatagtaaaaaaaaattattaaaaaaaacataacaataaagttttaagagatttttttataaataaaaattattattttttgaaaaaaaaagtattattctTTTTgacagttaaaaaaaattattaataaagttttaagaattttttcttaaaaagaaatttttttttgttaaaaaataatttattaactgacgtggatttttaaaaataaatataatttaatgtaTTTCCACGTGTACATGCCACATAAAAAAAGATGCACAATCAGATGCCCAGTTGTCCAtatagggggcaaaatgagaaaATTTTAACATTGTAGGggggtaaacaaaaaaaaaattgcacaaaGGGTAAATGAAAAATTCCTAATTTTGCAGGGTGTAAAAAGTCGTTTACgcaaaaatgaatgaatattttcatttttcaatgcaatatttttctattatacacCCTAATTATTACTATATGCAATATTATCAAGAAAACAAAccaataacttataaaaataatttagtaaaaGTAGGAGTATTTCTTTTGACAACATAATTGCATTCTTAAAATATGTGTGTGTAAAAAGTTTAAATAACAAAATCGGTACGTAGTAAAAGCATTCATATCCACGATGATTGAATATCCCTTGGCACTCCACTTTTGAATTGCAATATCATTAATTGTGCACATGAATGTGCATTTCACGTCGAACTTCACCATATACGGCTAAAGCACATGGAGGTTGCCATTAAGTGCCAAAAGGCCCTGCTAGGTCAAAATCCTCATTATTAATTATGCgaattaataatttttcttaattattgtGAATTTAGCTAAAAGATTCATATAATTTTAGCAGCAGTAGAAGAGGGGAAGAACAGGTTCAGCAGCAGCTGCAATGGGTACCACCAAGATAAGGTTGGCtaaaatgtaatgttgatgcCGGTTTTCATAACGACAGAAGAATTACGAGCGGGGGTTGGTGTCTACGGAATGAAAGAGGTCAGTTTATTCGAGCAGGTAGTTACTGGAAAAATGGTGCACATTCAATTCTTGAAGCAGAAGCTCTTGTCCTCTTGGAAGCAATGAAGGTTGCATGTACTATGAACGGACAACATATTACGTTTGAAAGTGACTCACAATTGGTAGTGGGAGCTATACAGGATGCTAATTATAATGGGGCTTCCATCTttagtattattatttcaaatattAAGAACTTGTTGATTTTAAATTCTAACTTTGAGGTAAAGTTTATAAAGCGTCAAGCAAATTTGCTTGCTCATAAGCTAGCTAGGGCGGCCAAATCTTGGGCTAGTCGCTGTGATTTTTATTCGATTCCTCCTTGTATTGAGAACcttttgattaatgaaatgagttaagtttttgtgtgtcaaaaaaaaaaaaaggaatgagcAATGAGGGGCCCGTATATTAAtctgccttgaaaaaaaatgagaaaaaacatTAATCAAGTCAATCAATTCTCCAAGAAACATTTTGGCACTTTTAATTgtcttcaacaaaaaaaaatatatatatttggcgCTTTTAATCTTTACATGTTTTTTATCCAAGGTTTAGTAATTATTCCTATTATTATTTTCACATA from Trifolium pratense cultivar HEN17-A07 linkage group LG1, ARS_RC_1.1, whole genome shotgun sequence includes these protein-coding regions:
- the LOC123892576 gene encoding NDR1/HIN1-like protein 10, with protein sequence MAISEYFPVIGEWIKNIFLMLFALSFLGGGIFVLIIVYAPSDIKFHVTDASLTKFNLTNNNTLDYKLEANITSRNPNKNVIVYYREIAAIAFYKDHKFATVNLTPFDQGHKTTSFLHVLFEGKGVMKKSLQPKQLFEYDQETRLGIYHDLAINLDILATYKFLTHKSTRYNPPMVQCRRLSLSVVSNGNSSSTPSFHGRKCRIHHFFENR